One Rhizobium rhododendri DNA segment encodes these proteins:
- the repB gene encoding plasmid partitioning protein RepB, which yields MARKNVLSGLISEPEAKFTAVNSSQQTSVPERQTSGYKGVGALGAVTRSIDALAAKADAAKAIEAKLTAGEVVIELDPDMIEDSFVSDRLVQLDAKFDELVEAIRLRGQDSPILVRPHPSRDGKYQIAFGHRRARAAKTLGRPVRAVVKKLDDRDHVIAQGQENSARADLSFIERAMFAGRLEKRAFDRETIMAALSADKTTVSKMLSVINRIPTAVVDAIGPALAVGRDRWHDLATRFDTPENVMRAGEFITRPEFLGAVADDRFDLLSAFLAGRGEARSATVVKPVSEWREQSGAAKAEIKAGGKKYTIALKAENGPAFGAYITKNLDRLYQAFQEETKLEAGD from the coding sequence ATGGCCAGGAAGAACGTCCTTTCCGGATTGATTTCCGAACCCGAGGCAAAGTTTACTGCGGTAAACTCCAGTCAACAGACCTCCGTGCCTGAGCGCCAGACGAGCGGCTACAAGGGCGTTGGGGCACTTGGCGCAGTGACACGCAGTATCGACGCGCTTGCAGCCAAAGCCGATGCGGCCAAGGCGATCGAGGCAAAGCTCACGGCCGGCGAGGTGGTCATCGAGCTTGATCCGGATATGATCGAGGACTCCTTCGTGTCCGACCGCCTCGTGCAGTTGGATGCCAAATTCGACGAACTGGTCGAAGCAATACGTCTACGCGGCCAGGATTCACCGATTCTCGTGCGTCCTCACCCATCCCGAGACGGCAAATACCAGATAGCCTTTGGCCATCGCCGTGCTCGCGCCGCAAAGACACTGGGCCGCCCTGTCCGGGCTGTCGTCAAGAAGCTGGACGATCGCGATCATGTCATCGCGCAGGGCCAAGAAAACAGCGCCCGGGCAGATTTGTCCTTTATCGAACGCGCCATGTTTGCAGGTCGGCTGGAGAAGCGAGCCTTTGACCGCGAAACGATCATGGCCGCGCTCAGCGCCGACAAGACTACGGTTTCGAAGATGTTGTCGGTCATCAACCGCATCCCCACCGCGGTTGTTGATGCAATTGGACCGGCCTTGGCTGTTGGCCGCGACCGTTGGCATGACCTGGCGACGCGTTTCGACACGCCCGAGAATGTCATGCGAGCGGGTGAATTTATCACGCGTCCGGAATTTCTTGGTGCCGTAGCAGACGACCGCTTTGATTTGTTGAGCGCATTTCTTGCAGGACGGGGAGAGGCGAGGTCTGCGACCGTCGTGAAACCTGTTTCGGAGTGGCGCGAGCAAAGCGGTGCTGCAAAAGCGGAAATCAAGGCTGGTGGCAAGAAGTATACGATTGCCTTGAAGGCGGAGAACGGTCCGGCCTTTGGCGCTTATATCACCAAAAATCTTGATCGGCTTTACCAGGCCTTTCAGGAAGAGACCAAGTTGGAAGCAGGAGACTAA